From the Psychrobacillus sp. FSL K6-4046 genome, one window contains:
- the fliH gene encoding flagellar assembly protein FliH — MTLLSKIFRNVQMDCNTEKFRPIHIRNLNVEETSDKTPLAIKESFNIERSKMLDEVNQEIRNKQKQLQLEVENTRQQIQQELNEWNNQKLSYQQSAYEEGFAQGVEEGRQKALADMQSSLKTANEAMQTAYENAAAYLQQQEQVILELSIRNAERIIGIKLEEDFDLFLSIVQRGLKEAREMKEIKIYVSPYYFNLVSKNREELASIFPIDVPFMIFVDEEMNDTDCYIETNHGRIVVSIDEQVKELRRKLVDILESME, encoded by the coding sequence ATGACATTATTGTCTAAAATTTTCCGAAACGTACAAATGGATTGTAATACAGAAAAATTCCGTCCGATTCATATAAGAAATCTCAATGTAGAAGAGACAAGCGATAAAACACCGCTCGCTATAAAGGAAAGCTTCAATATAGAACGCAGCAAAATGTTGGATGAGGTCAATCAAGAAATAAGGAATAAACAAAAGCAGTTACAATTAGAAGTGGAAAATACTCGGCAACAAATTCAACAGGAGCTAAATGAATGGAATAACCAGAAGCTTAGCTATCAACAAAGTGCTTACGAAGAAGGATTTGCACAAGGTGTAGAAGAAGGAAGACAAAAGGCACTGGCTGACATGCAAAGTTCCCTAAAAACAGCCAACGAAGCGATGCAAACAGCATATGAAAATGCTGCTGCCTATTTACAGCAACAAGAACAAGTAATTCTTGAATTGAGTATTCGAAATGCAGAGCGAATCATTGGGATTAAATTAGAGGAAGATTTCGATTTGTTTTTGTCTATTGTTCAAAGGGGCTTAAAAGAAGCTCGTGAAATGAAAGAAATAAAAATATATGTTTCCCCATATTACTTCAATCTAGTATCTAAAAATCGAGAAGAGCTTGCTTCTATCTTCCCGATAGACGTGCCATTTATGATTTTCGTAGACGAGGAAATGAATGATACAGATTGTTATATTGAAACAAATCATGGTCGAATTGTTGTAAGTATTGATGAACAAGTAAAAGAATTAAGACGTAAGCTGGTTGATATTCTTGAAAGCATGGAGTGA
- the fliG gene encoding flagellar motor switch protein FliG: protein MNKKEKELTGKQKAALLLISLGPEVSASIYKHLNEEEIERLTLEISGVKKVEPEIKEGIIEEFHHIALAQDYISQGGIGYARTVLEKALGSDHAQAIINRLTSSLQVRPFDFARRAEPTQLFNFIQNEHPQTIALILSYLEPQQAGIILSSLPQEVQADIARRIATMDSTSPEVISEIESVLERKLSSTVTQDFTETGGVDAVVEVLNGVDRTTEKTILDALEIQDPELAEEIKKRMFVFEDIVTLDNRSIQRVIRDCENEDLILSMKVSSEEVKDIIFRNMSTRMAETFKEEMDIMGPVRLRDVEEAQSRIVSVIRRLEDAGEIIIARGGGDDIIV, encoded by the coding sequence ATGAATAAAAAAGAGAAAGAACTAACAGGTAAGCAAAAAGCCGCGCTCCTATTAATTTCTCTAGGACCAGAAGTGTCTGCTTCCATTTATAAGCATTTAAATGAAGAAGAAATTGAACGATTAACTCTAGAAATATCTGGAGTGAAAAAAGTAGAACCGGAAATAAAAGAAGGTATTATAGAGGAATTCCATCATATTGCCCTAGCGCAGGATTATATATCACAGGGTGGTATTGGCTATGCAAGGACAGTTCTTGAAAAGGCACTTGGTAGTGATCATGCTCAAGCAATTATCAACCGTTTGACGTCATCCTTACAAGTTCGTCCTTTTGATTTTGCTAGAAGAGCAGAGCCAACGCAGCTGTTTAACTTTATACAAAATGAACATCCTCAAACGATTGCTTTAATTTTATCTTATCTTGAACCACAGCAGGCGGGGATTATTTTATCTTCCCTTCCTCAGGAAGTACAAGCAGATATAGCTAGAAGGATTGCAACAATGGATTCTACTTCTCCGGAAGTAATTAGTGAAATAGAATCAGTGCTTGAGAGAAAACTTTCCTCTACCGTAACTCAGGACTTTACAGAAACTGGCGGTGTAGATGCAGTTGTAGAAGTACTAAATGGTGTCGATCGAACTACTGAAAAAACTATTTTAGATGCTCTTGAAATTCAAGATCCAGAGCTTGCAGAAGAGATTAAAAAGAGAATGTTTGTATTCGAAGATATCGTTACGTTGGACAACCGTTCTATTCAAAGAGTTATACGTGATTGTGAAAATGAAGATCTTATTCTTTCTATGAAGGTGTCGAGCGAGGAAGTGAAGGATATTATCTTCCGAAATATGTCTACAAGAATGGCAGAAACCTTTAAAGAAGAAATGGATATTATGGGACCAGTCCGATTACGTGATGTAGAAGAAGCACAAAGCAGAATTGTTTCTGTGATTAGACGACTAGAAGATGCTGGTGAAATTATCATTGCCCGTGGTGGAGGAGATGACATTATTGTCTAA
- the fliF gene encoding flagellar basal-body MS-ring/collar protein FliF, with translation MNERITKIKSDITTFWKSRTKGQKGTMIGGFLGVIILAAVLTFFLTRTEMVPLYSEVTPSEVGRIKENLDSKGIPNEIAVGGTSILVPKEQKDTLLVQMAAEGFPQSGMIDYSFFSQNAGFGMTDNEFNVLKLATTQTELANLIKSVEGVKEAKVMITLPEEGVFLSQSNETASASIVLNTEPGYQFSETQIASLYNLVSKSIPNLSTEDIVIRNQFLEYFDLQQANGSGGTTVTDQMTLKKTIERDLQRQVQTMLGTLMGQDKVVVSITTDIDFKQENREENLVEPVDVENMAGIEISAQRISETFTGNNPVAGGTPQGEDATDNFTNYVEGTTADGDYERSEDTINNEVNRIRKEIVESPYKIRDIGIQVMVEPPNAEDVASLPEDIRGDIEQMLATIVRTSIDKGVGELTEEQVEDKIVVSVQELRGKNSVAEVSSSTIPWWVYVIGGILLVSIILLVITLIRSRRSEEEEELLIVEEAREIPKVDDINNEKETESTLRRKQLEKMAKDKPEEFAKLLRTWIAED, from the coding sequence ATGAATGAGCGTATAACAAAAATTAAAAGTGATATAACAACATTTTGGAAGAGTCGTACTAAAGGTCAAAAAGGGACTATGATTGGCGGATTTCTAGGTGTAATAATTCTTGCTGCGGTCCTGACCTTTTTTCTTACAAGAACGGAAATGGTTCCTTTATATTCAGAGGTAACTCCTTCTGAAGTAGGACGTATAAAAGAAAATTTAGATTCTAAAGGTATACCAAATGAAATAGCTGTTGGAGGGACTTCTATATTAGTTCCAAAGGAACAGAAGGATACTTTATTAGTGCAAATGGCAGCAGAGGGATTTCCGCAATCAGGAATGATTGATTATAGCTTCTTCTCTCAAAATGCAGGCTTTGGGATGACAGATAACGAGTTTAATGTATTAAAGCTGGCTACTACACAAACTGAACTAGCCAATTTGATTAAAAGCGTGGAAGGTGTTAAGGAAGCAAAGGTAATGATCACCTTACCTGAAGAAGGGGTATTTTTATCCCAAAGCAATGAAACAGCAAGTGCATCTATTGTACTAAATACAGAACCAGGCTATCAATTTTCAGAGACGCAAATAGCGTCCTTATACAATTTAGTTTCTAAATCTATTCCGAACTTATCTACTGAAGATATCGTTATAAGAAACCAATTCCTAGAGTATTTCGACCTCCAGCAGGCAAATGGTTCTGGTGGTACAACTGTCACAGATCAAATGACATTGAAGAAGACGATTGAGCGAGACCTACAACGACAAGTACAAACCATGCTAGGTACCTTAATGGGCCAAGATAAAGTAGTAGTATCCATTACTACAGATATCGATTTTAAACAAGAAAATCGAGAAGAGAATCTCGTAGAGCCAGTCGATGTAGAAAATATGGCTGGAATTGAAATTAGTGCTCAACGTATTTCTGAAACGTTTACGGGCAACAATCCGGTAGCTGGTGGTACTCCTCAAGGAGAGGATGCTACTGATAACTTCACCAACTATGTAGAAGGAACTACTGCCGATGGAGATTACGAAAGATCGGAAGATACAATAAACAATGAAGTGAATCGTATCCGAAAAGAGATTGTTGAAAGTCCATATAAAATTAGAGACATAGGTATACAAGTAATGGTTGAACCACCAAATGCAGAAGATGTTGCATCCTTACCGGAAGATATCCGAGGAGATATCGAACAGATGCTTGCTACAATTGTTAGAACTTCCATCGACAAAGGTGTAGGAGAACTAACAGAGGAACAAGTGGAAGATAAGATTGTAGTTTCGGTTCAGGAGCTGAGAGGGAAAAATTCGGTTGCTGAAGTATCTTCTTCAACAATCCCTTGGTGGGTATATGTAATTGGTGGAATATTATTAGTCTCCATTATTCTTCTTGTCATTACTTTAATTCGTTCAAGAAGAAGTGAGGAAGAGGAAGAATTACTTATTGTCGAAGAGGCAAGAGAGATACCAAAAGTTGATGATATTAATAATGAGAAAGAAACAGAATCTACTTTAAGACGTAAGCAACTAGAAAAAATGGCTAAAGACAAGCCAGAGGAATTTGCAAAGTTATTACGTACTTGGATTGCAGAGGATTAA
- the fliE gene encoding flagellar hook-basal body complex protein FliE, which yields MAIESVSMFNVGQVNAPLAANKLSPSQAQENFGDFLQSAINSVNDTQKASDVATNKLISGGNIELHEVMIASQKASIALNATLEIRNKVVEAYQEIMRMQV from the coding sequence ATGGCTATTGAATCAGTATCTATGTTTAATGTTGGCCAAGTAAATGCACCTTTGGCAGCAAATAAGTTGAGTCCATCTCAAGCACAAGAAAACTTTGGTGATTTCCTTCAAAGTGCTATTAACTCGGTAAATGATACACAGAAGGCTTCAGATGTAGCAACCAACAAACTAATAAGTGGTGGAAATATTGAGCTTCATGAAGTAATGATCGCATCACAGAAGGCAAGTATTGCATTAAATGCAACATTAGAGATTCGTAATAAAGTCGTAGAAGCATACCAAGAAATAATGCGTATGCAGGTTTAG
- the flgC gene encoding flagellar basal body rod protein FlgC codes for MSIFHGMNTTASALTAQRLRMDVISSNMANAETTRAKLVDGEWQAYRRKTVTLQPIEGSFSSILNVARGTSSKSGVGNGVKVSGVKEDAETPFKLVYDPSHIDANEEGYVAMPNVDPLREMVDLISATRSYEANVTVFNANKAMLSKALEIGK; via the coding sequence GTGTCAATATTTCATGGGATGAACACTACTGCGTCAGCACTTACAGCTCAACGTTTACGAATGGATGTTATTTCTTCTAATATGGCTAACGCTGAAACAACACGAGCGAAATTGGTCGATGGAGAATGGCAGGCATATAGAAGGAAAACGGTAACTCTACAACCAATAGAAGGCTCTTTTTCTAGCATTTTAAATGTAGCAAGAGGAACTTCTAGTAAAAGCGGGGTAGGAAATGGAGTAAAGGTCTCGGGAGTTAAAGAGGATGCAGAAACACCTTTTAAACTTGTATATGATCCTTCACATATTGATGCTAACGAGGAAGGATATGTAGCAATGCCTAACGTCGATCCTTTAAGAGAGATGGTTGATCTTATCTCTGCTACTCGTTCATATGAGGCGAATGTCACCGTTTTTAATGCAAATAAGGCAATGCTTTCAAAGGCACTTGAAATAGGAAAATAG
- the flgB gene encoding flagellar basal body rod protein FlgB: MGIFTGTIENLERGLNFASMKQKTIAQNIANVDTPNYKAKSVNFNDFLENAKKSSISAYRTEEKHFNFQASQASPGAFDYSNLRYSSNGNGVDMDKEQANLATNQLYYNALVDRVSGKLNSLQTVIKGGG, from the coding sequence GTGGGAATTTTTACCGGTACAATTGAGAATTTAGAACGAGGTTTGAATTTCGCATCTATGAAACAAAAGACTATAGCGCAAAATATAGCGAATGTTGACACACCAAATTACAAAGCAAAAAGTGTTAACTTTAATGATTTTTTAGAAAATGCAAAGAAGTCTTCAATTTCTGCATACCGTACAGAAGAAAAGCATTTTAACTTTCAAGCTAGTCAAGCCTCACCTGGAGCATTCGACTATTCCAATTTAAGATATAGCAGTAATGGTAATGGGGTAGACATGGATAAGGAACAGGCTAATCTAGCAACGAACCAGCTTTACTATAATGCTTTAGTCGATCGTGTTAGCGGCAAGTTAAATAGTCTACAAACAGTTATTAAAGGAGGCGGTTGA
- the codY gene encoding GTP-sensing pleiotropic transcriptional regulator CodY has product MNLLDKTRKINSMLQASAGKPVNFKEMAATLSDVIECNAFIVSRKGKLLGHEVHQQIENDRIIKMMEERQFPEEYTKNLFHVSETSSNLDVYSEHSVFPEENRELFKDGLTTIVPIIGGGERLGTLILGRLKDEFQNDDLILGEYGATVVGMEILREKSEEIEEEARSKAVVQMAINSLSYSELEAIEHIFEELDGNEGLLVASKIADRVGITRSVIVNALRKLESAGVIESRSLGMKGTYIKVLNDKFLAELAQLKMR; this is encoded by the coding sequence ATGAATTTATTAGACAAAACACGCAAAATTAACTCGATGTTACAGGCATCTGCTGGGAAACCAGTTAACTTTAAAGAAATGGCTGCAACATTAAGTGATGTAATAGAATGTAACGCATTTATCGTTAGCAGAAAAGGAAAGCTATTAGGTCACGAAGTACACCAACAAATCGAAAATGATCGTATCATTAAAATGATGGAAGAGCGTCAATTCCCTGAGGAATATACAAAAAATCTTTTCCACGTGAGTGAAACGTCATCTAACTTAGATGTATATAGTGAACACTCTGTATTCCCTGAGGAAAATAGAGAATTGTTTAAAGATGGTTTAACTACAATTGTTCCTATTATCGGTGGTGGAGAGCGTCTTGGTACACTTATTCTAGGACGTCTTAAAGATGAGTTCCAAAACGATGATTTAATCTTAGGTGAGTATGGTGCTACTGTAGTTGGTATGGAAATCCTACGTGAAAAATCAGAAGAAATTGAAGAAGAAGCTAGAAGCAAAGCAGTAGTACAAATGGCTATTAACTCATTATCATATAGTGAATTAGAAGCTATTGAGCATATCTTTGAAGAATTAGACGGAAACGAAGGACTTTTAGTAGCATCTAAAATTGCTGACCGTGTAGGAATTACTCGTTCTGTGATTGTTAACGCTCTTCGTAAACTGGAAAGTGCTGGAGTTATCGAATCAAGATCTCTTGGTATGAAAGGAACTTATATTAAAGTTCTTAATGATAAATTTTTAGCAGAACTTGCACAACTTAAAATGCGATAA
- the hslU gene encoding ATP-dependent protease ATPase subunit HslU: protein MKETNLTPKQITEHLNKYIVGQETAKKAVAVALRNRYRRQMLNEEMKAEVIPKNILMIGPTGVGKTEIARRIAKLTKAPFVKVEATKFTEVGYVGRDVESMVRDLVEAAIRIVREEKMEEVKDQAIRLANDAIVKLLVPSLKKKNAGQNPFEALFGGKPEDDSSDTEDTDVRIKRSQIAEDLRDGKLEDEIVTVEVTEQSPSLFDALQGGGMESMGMNMQDALSNLMPKKKKKRKMKVRDARKVLIQEEAGKLIDNDELSQIAIEKTEQTGIIFIDEMDKIASKNGGSSSADVSREGVQRDILPIVEGSTVTTKYGAVKTDYILFIAAGAFHMSKPSDLIPELQGRFPIRVELEKLTKEDFVRILKEPHQSLIKQYEALLLTEEVTISFSDEGIERIGDIAYQVNQETDNIGARRLHTILEKILEDLSYEASDISPAQIQITPAYIDSKLDNIVKNKDLSQFIL, encoded by the coding sequence ATGAAGGAAACTAACTTAACCCCTAAACAAATAACAGAGCACTTAAATAAATATATTGTAGGCCAAGAAACAGCAAAGAAGGCTGTAGCAGTTGCTTTACGCAATCGTTATAGAAGACAAATGTTAAACGAAGAAATGAAAGCAGAAGTAATCCCGAAGAATATTTTGATGATTGGACCTACAGGTGTAGGGAAAACTGAAATTGCAAGAAGGATTGCCAAGCTAACAAAAGCCCCTTTTGTAAAGGTAGAAGCGACTAAATTTACAGAAGTAGGGTATGTAGGTAGAGATGTAGAGTCTATGGTTAGAGACTTAGTAGAAGCTGCTATTCGTATTGTAAGAGAAGAAAAAATGGAAGAAGTTAAGGATCAGGCTATACGTTTAGCTAATGATGCTATTGTAAAGCTTCTTGTACCTTCTCTTAAAAAGAAGAATGCGGGACAAAATCCCTTTGAAGCTTTATTTGGTGGAAAGCCTGAAGATGATTCATCAGACACCGAGGATACAGATGTACGTATAAAACGTTCTCAAATTGCCGAAGATTTAAGAGATGGCAAGTTAGAGGATGAAATAGTAACGGTAGAAGTGACAGAACAGTCACCATCTTTATTCGACGCATTACAAGGTGGAGGAATGGAAAGCATGGGCATGAATATGCAGGATGCTCTTTCTAACTTAATGCCTAAGAAAAAGAAAAAAAGAAAAATGAAAGTAAGAGACGCTAGAAAAGTATTAATTCAAGAAGAAGCGGGTAAATTAATTGATAACGATGAGTTGTCACAAATTGCCATTGAAAAGACGGAGCAAACAGGTATTATTTTTATAGATGAAATGGATAAAATCGCTAGCAAAAATGGTGGAAGCTCTTCTGCTGATGTATCTCGTGAAGGGGTACAAAGAGATATATTACCAATTGTAGAAGGTTCAACAGTTACGACAAAATATGGAGCAGTAAAAACAGATTATATATTGTTTATTGCTGCTGGTGCTTTCCATATGTCGAAGCCTTCTGATTTAATACCTGAACTTCAAGGACGCTTTCCAATTCGTGTAGAGCTTGAGAAGCTTACGAAGGAAGACTTTGTCCGAATTCTAAAGGAACCTCATCAGTCTCTAATAAAGCAATATGAGGCATTGTTATTAACTGAAGAAGTAACTATTTCTTTTTCAGATGAGGGAATTGAAAGAATTGGGGATATAGCATATCAGGTAAACCAAGAAACCGATAATATCGGAGCAAGACGTCTTCACACGATTTTGGAGAAAATTTTAGAAGACCTATCTTACGAGGCTTCAGATATTTCACCGGCTCAAATACAGATCACTCCTGCTTATATTGACTCTAAACTTGACAATATTGTGAAAAATAAAGATTTATCACAATTTATACTTTAA
- the hslV gene encoding ATP-dependent protease subunit HslV, whose amino-acid sequence MGSIHATTIFAVSHNGSYAMAGDGQVTLGNQVVMKHTAKKVRRLFNGQVIAGFAGSVADAFTLFEMFEGKLLEYNGNLQRAAVELAKQWRGDKMLRQLEAMLLVMDKKHLLLVSGTGEVIEPDDGVLAIGSGGNYALAAGRALKQYAGDKLTAKEIAEAALNTAADICVFTNHQIIVEVLGEHEGN is encoded by the coding sequence ATGGGTTCAATTCATGCAACTACTATATTTGCAGTTAGTCATAATGGAAGCTATGCAATGGCAGGCGATGGTCAAGTTACTTTAGGAAATCAAGTGGTAATGAAGCATACAGCAAAAAAAGTTAGAAGATTATTCAATGGTCAGGTTATAGCAGGTTTTGCAGGTTCTGTTGCAGATGCTTTTACGCTTTTCGAGATGTTTGAAGGAAAATTGTTAGAGTACAATGGTAATCTTCAACGAGCAGCAGTAGAGTTAGCTAAACAATGGCGTGGAGATAAAATGCTTCGCCAATTAGAAGCGATGCTTTTAGTAATGGATAAAAAGCACTTGTTGCTTGTCTCTGGTACCGGAGAGGTTATAGAACCTGATGACGGTGTTTTGGCAATAGGCTCAGGTGGTAATTATGCATTAGCAGCAGGAAGAGCATTAAAACAATATGCTGGAGACAAGTTGACTGCAAAGGAAATTGCAGAGGCTGCTTTGAACACAGCTGCAGACATTTGTGTGTTTACAAACCATCAAATAATTGTGGAGGTATTAGGTGAACATGAAGGAAACTAA
- the xerC gene encoding tyrosine recombinase XerC, with translation MGKEELHSFIAHIQLEKNYSNLTVREYEKDIIQFLKFIEAEGVQELNDVEYIHARLYITKLYDEKLARTSISRKISSIRSYYKFLNKEYSIRDDAFQSLYHPKKETRLPQFFYEEEMEKLFEKNKGTDLLSVRNIAILELLYATGMRVSELISIENSHIDSSYGVVRVMGKGRKERYIPVGDYALAAVEEYMHNSRPKLMKKTSHPYLFVNNRGEHLTTDGVRYILNSMIKKASMHTTIYPHMLRHTFATHLLNNGADLRSVQELLGHAHLSSTQVYTHVTKEHLRKTYMNAHPRA, from the coding sequence ATTGGTAAAGAGGAACTTCATTCTTTTATTGCACATATACAATTAGAAAAAAATTATTCTAATCTAACAGTTCGAGAGTACGAAAAAGATATTATTCAATTTTTAAAGTTTATAGAGGCGGAGGGTGTCCAAGAATTAAATGACGTTGAATATATTCATGCTCGGTTGTATATTACTAAGTTGTATGATGAAAAATTAGCAAGAACGTCTATTTCTAGGAAAATCTCGTCAATCCGATCTTATTACAAATTTTTAAACAAGGAATATAGTATTCGAGACGATGCTTTTCAGTCTTTGTATCATCCGAAAAAAGAAACGAGATTACCACAATTTTTCTATGAAGAGGAAATGGAAAAGTTATTCGAGAAAAATAAAGGGACAGATCTATTGTCTGTTCGAAATATTGCCATACTTGAATTATTATATGCAACTGGGATGCGTGTGAGCGAACTTATTTCCATTGAAAACAGTCATATAGATAGTAGTTATGGTGTAGTGCGGGTTATGGGTAAAGGAAGAAAAGAGAGATACATACCAGTGGGAGACTATGCACTTGCTGCAGTTGAAGAGTATATGCACAATAGCCGACCTAAGCTGATGAAAAAAACTTCTCATCCATACTTATTTGTGAACAATCGAGGTGAGCATCTCACTACTGATGGGGTGCGTTATATCTTGAATAGTATGATTAAAAAAGCTTCTATGCATACAACTATATATCCCCATATGCTTCGCCATACATTTGCTACTCACCTACTTAACAATGGTGCTGATTTAAGAAGTGTCCAAGAGCTGCTAGGGCACGCTCATCTCTCCTCGACTCAGGTTTATACTCACGTAACGAAAGAGCATTTAAGAAAGACATATATGAATGCCCACCCAAGGGCGTAA